A region of Thermodesulfobacteriota bacterium DNA encodes the following proteins:
- a CDS encoding TCP-1/cpn60 chaperonin family protein has product MAAKQISFSFTARDSVLKGVDKLANAVKATLGPRGRNVLIEKTFGAPVVTKDGVTVAKEIELEDKFENM; this is encoded by the coding sequence ATGGCAGCTAAGCAGATTTCTTTTAGCTTTACAGCAAGGGATTCAGTCTTAAAAGGTGTGGATAAACTGGCCAATGCGGTGAAGGCGACGCTGGGGCCGAGGGGTAGGAACGTACTTATAGAGAAGACCTTCGGCGCACCGGTGGTTACCAAGGACGGGGTCACCGTGGCCAAGGAGATAGAGCTTGAGGACAAGTTCGAGAACATG
- the groES gene encoding co-chaperone GroES, which yields MKVRPLHDKIVVKRIDAPETTKGGIVIPDTAKEKPQEGEVVAVGNGRILDGGKVVPLEVKKGDRILFGKYGGTEIKLEGEDYIILDENEVLAVIE from the coding sequence ATGAAAGTAAGACCGCTACACGACAAGATTGTAGTAAAAAGAATTGACGCTCCCGAGACAACCAAGGGCGGAATAGTAATTCCCGATACCGCCAAGGAAAAACCCCAGGAAGGGGAGGTTGTGGCCGTAGGAAATGGCAGGATATTAGACGGAGGGAAGGTTGTGCCTTTGGAGGTAAAAAAGGGAGATAGAATACTATTCGGCAAATACGGAGGCACGGAGATTAAACTGGAAGGCGAAGATTATATAATCCTCGATGAAAATGAGGTTTTAGCGGTAATAGAGTAA
- a CDS encoding YraN family protein has product MKYLRSFLGTILNIKKEPAMAGKRGLGEKGERIACDALENEGYRIIEKNFRCRQGEIDIVAEERGTVCFVEVKARYTENFGLPEEAVTKWKQKKLLTLAFIYLEKRKITPENMRFDIVSVDLKTKAARIIRNAFEADL; this is encoded by the coding sequence TTGAAATACCTGAGGTCTTTCTTAGGTACAATTCTCAATATCAAGAAAGAACCGGCAATGGCCGGTAAAAGGGGTCTCGGAGAAAAGGGAGAAAGGATTGCCTGTGATGCGCTTGAAAACGAAGGATACCGTATTATCGAGAAAAACTTTAGATGTAGACAAGGAGAGATAGATATAGTGGCCGAGGAACGAGGCACGGTTTGTTTTGTGGAGGTTAAGGCCCGCTATACTGAAAATTTTGGGCTGCCCGAAGAGGCGGTGACAAAGTGGAAGCAGAAGAAGCTTTTAACCCTGGCTTTTATTTATCTGGAAAAGAGAAAAATAACCCCGGAGAACATGCGGTTTGATATAGTCTCGGTCGACCTTAAAACAAAAGCGGCCAGGATAATAAGAAACGCCTTTGAGGCTGATCTTTAG
- the mutS gene encoding DNA mismatch repair protein MutS, with protein sequence MSTDTPMIKQYLRIKREHPDALLFFRLGDFYEMFFEDANVASKILGIALTSRNKSEKNSVPLCGVPYHSVEPYIAKLLEHGHKVAICEQVEDPRLAKGIVDRRVTRILTPGVILDSEKLDSKSSNFLAAVYNDGKSYGLSYADISTGEFKSTSFSTLDELKLELANLEPKEVLLPEALHQREELVSFLEQAWNPLLTSLDHWVWDLEGAREGLKDILATHTLEPFGLEGHPESIIASGAIVHYLKETQKGDLPPLDAPLYYETTDYLLIDESTRRNLELIKTIRGESRRGSLLSILDETLTGMGGRLLKQWINYPLVDTNRINERLDAVEELKEESGLRKKLREALREINDIERIIGRISTTSAKPRDLGALRDSSYFISDLKLILKNSRSKRLEEVGQKLDDLADIKALLEKALVDEPPFSSRDGGIFRDGFSEELDQLRLIKRDGRKWIAGLEAKERESTRINSLKVGYNRVFGYYIEVTKPNLHLVPETYIRKQTLVNAERFITPELKEYEEKILGAEDRILEIEAALFEDIRKRVAKESERVRLTASLIAELDVLSSLSEVADRYNYTKPRVSDSGMIELKESRHPVVERMDLGERFVPNDVRLDLEEDQFLIITGPNMAGKSTLIRQVALTVLMAQMGSFVPALEASVGIVDKIFTRVGASDNLARGQSTFMVEMVETAYIIRHATSRSLVVLDEIGRGTSTFDGMSIAWAVAEFLCDLGCRTLFATHYHELAQLAISKSKVKNYNVFVKEDRDKIVFLRKLIPGAASHSYGIQVAKLAGIPDRVLKLARRVLSNLEKSQSNLGGSILGGQLALFEDKEKTKDEGIEHEILEEIKELNPLSMTPIEAISKLLEIKEKLEKGS encoded by the coding sequence ATGTCCACCGATACCCCGATGATCAAGCAGTATTTGAGGATAAAAAGGGAGCATCCGGATGCCTTACTCTTTTTCCGCCTGGGCGATTTCTACGAGATGTTCTTCGAGGATGCTAATGTGGCGTCGAAAATCCTGGGGATTGCCCTCACCTCCAGGAATAAATCCGAGAAAAACTCGGTTCCGCTATGCGGTGTCCCTTACCACAGCGTGGAGCCTTATATCGCCAAGCTTCTTGAACACGGACATAAGGTGGCAATATGCGAGCAGGTAGAGGACCCCAGGCTGGCCAAGGGAATCGTAGACAGGAGGGTCACCAGGATACTCACACCGGGCGTCATACTCGACTCAGAAAAACTTGACTCCAAATCAAGTAACTTCCTAGCTGCAGTCTATAATGACGGTAAATCCTACGGACTCTCTTATGCCGATATATCCACCGGCGAGTTCAAATCGACTTCCTTCTCTACACTAGATGAGCTAAAGCTGGAGCTGGCTAATCTAGAGCCAAAAGAGGTTTTACTCCCCGAAGCTCTTCATCAGCGCGAAGAACTCGTTTCTTTTCTCGAGCAAGCATGGAATCCTCTTCTTACCTCACTCGACCACTGGGTGTGGGACCTGGAGGGGGCAAGAGAAGGCCTGAAGGATATATTAGCTACACATACATTGGAACCTTTCGGGCTGGAAGGGCATCCGGAGTCTATTATTGCTAGTGGGGCAATAGTTCATTACTTGAAGGAAACCCAGAAGGGCGACCTGCCCCCATTGGATGCCCCTTTATACTACGAGACCACCGACTATCTTTTAATAGACGAATCTACCAGGAGGAACCTGGAGCTAATAAAAACAATCCGTGGTGAGTCGAGAAGGGGTTCTCTCCTTTCTATCCTCGATGAAACACTAACCGGAATGGGAGGGAGGCTTCTTAAACAATGGATTAACTATCCACTCGTTGATACAAATAGGATTAATGAGAGGCTGGATGCGGTAGAAGAACTCAAAGAGGAGTCGGGCCTGAGAAAGAAGCTAAGGGAAGCCCTCCGGGAAATAAATGATATAGAGAGGATAATCGGGAGAATATCCACTACCTCAGCAAAACCGAGGGACCTGGGGGCGCTCAGGGATTCGTCCTATTTCATCTCTGACCTCAAGCTAATTTTAAAGAATTCTCGGTCAAAACGCCTCGAGGAGGTCGGCCAGAAGCTCGATGACCTTGCTGACATAAAGGCCTTACTGGAGAAGGCATTGGTGGATGAACCCCCCTTTTCTTCTCGCGACGGTGGGATATTCAGAGACGGCTTTAGTGAGGAGCTCGACCAACTGAGGCTCATAAAACGTGATGGGAGGAAATGGATAGCCGGACTCGAAGCAAAGGAAAGAGAGTCCACTCGGATTAACTCGCTTAAGGTCGGGTACAACCGGGTATTCGGCTACTACATCGAGGTCACTAAGCCCAACCTTCATCTGGTTCCCGAAACCTATATCCGAAAGCAAACCCTGGTCAACGCAGAAAGGTTCATCACCCCGGAGCTTAAGGAATACGAGGAGAAGATTTTAGGGGCGGAGGACAGGATTTTAGAGATTGAAGCCGCGCTATTTGAGGATATAAGAAAAAGGGTAGCAAAAGAATCGGAAAGGGTCAGATTAACTGCTTCGTTGATCGCCGAGCTGGATGTGCTCTCCTCTTTATCTGAGGTTGCGGATAGGTACAACTACACCAAACCCCGGGTCAGCGATTCTGGTATGATAGAGCTTAAAGAAAGTAGGCATCCGGTCGTGGAGAGGATGGATTTGGGAGAAAGATTCGTACCTAACGACGTAAGGCTCGACCTAGAGGAAGACCAGTTCCTCATAATTACCGGCCCGAACATGGCCGGAAAATCAACCCTGATAAGGCAGGTTGCCCTGACAGTGCTCATGGCTCAAATGGGGAGCTTCGTCCCTGCTCTGGAGGCTAGCGTCGGAATCGTCGATAAAATATTTACTCGGGTGGGGGCTTCCGATAATCTGGCCAGGGGGCAGTCTACGTTCATGGTGGAGATGGTAGAGACGGCTTACATAATCAGACACGCTACATCCAGAAGCCTGGTCGTCCTTGATGAGATAGGAAGGGGGACGAGCACGTTTGACGGCATGAGTATAGCCTGGGCCGTGGCCGAGTTTTTGTGCGATTTGGGATGCCGAACCCTTTTTGCCACCCACTACCATGAGTTGGCCCAACTGGCCATATCTAAAAGTAAGGTGAAAAACTATAACGTTTTTGTGAAAGAGGACCGGGATAAAATCGTGTTTCTGAGGAAGCTGATTCCGGGTGCAGCCAGCCATAGCTATGGGATCCAGGTGGCAAAACTAGCCGGCATACCGGATAGAGTTCTCAAGTTAGCCAGGAGGGTTCTCTCAAACCTGGAGAAATCCCAGTCTAATCTGGGAGGTTCGATCCTGGGCGGACAACTGGCCCTCTTCGAGGACAAGGAGAAAACAAAAGACGAAGGCATAGAGCATGAAATTCTGGAAGAAATTAAAGAACTTAATCCTTTATCCATGACTCCGATTGAAGCAATCTCAAAACTTCTGGAGATTAAGGAGAAGCTGGAAAAAGGCTCATGA
- a CDS encoding cob(I)yrinic acid a,c-diamide adenosyltransferase has translation MAKKRITKVYTKTGDKGLTSLIGGTRISKASPRVEAYGDVDELNAVLGIAQTETLDGEVRKVINEIQNDLFIIGADLASPPEIQVPRIKKERIEELEKIIDMFLEELDPLKEFILPSGRGGGPYLHLARTVSRRAERRVVKLMEEEQVNEDVLVYMNRLSDLLFVMARIENKRGNFEETYVRFGK, from the coding sequence ATGGCCAAGAAGCGTATAACCAAGGTTTATACAAAGACCGGTGACAAAGGGTTAACATCGCTTATCGGTGGAACGAGAATCAGTAAGGCATCGCCCCGGGTTGAAGCTTATGGGGATGTAGATGAGCTTAATGCCGTCCTGGGGATTGCTCAGACAGAGACCCTGGACGGTGAGGTCAGGAAGGTGATAAACGAAATCCAAAACGACCTATTCATAATCGGGGCTGATTTGGCCAGCCCGCCGGAAATCCAAGTTCCCAGGATAAAAAAGGAAAGGATAGAAGAGCTCGAAAAAATCATAGACATGTTTTTAGAGGAGCTAGACCCGCTCAAAGAGTTCATACTTCCAAGCGGCAGAGGAGGAGGTCCTTATCTACACCTGGCCAGGACGGTCTCAAGAAGAGCGGAGAGAAGAGTGGTCAAACTCATGGAAGAGGAACAGGTAAACGAAGATGTGCTAGTGTATATGAACCGTCTCTCCGACCTCCTATTTGTCATGGCCAGAATAGAGAATAAGCGCGGGAATTTTGAGGAAACATACGTCCGGTTTGGCAAATGA
- a CDS encoding O-methyltransferase, which produces MKETISEICIVNPNIEEYLRGLMPVEDEVLAEMEELGRERDFPIVGPLVGRLLYQLAVMTGAKKVFEMGSGFGYSSYWFAKALENEGFVVFTDLSQKNAEMAYEFFRRGGVEGKIRLHVGDSLRILRRFEEKFDIVFNDIDKEHYPLVVDQAYKKLKPGGLFITDNVLWHGKVLTDDSSPGTKGVKEFTQKLLAHDGFFTTIIPLRDGISLSVKL; this is translated from the coding sequence ATGAAAGAAACAATTAGTGAGATTTGTATAGTAAACCCGAATATAGAAGAATACTTGCGGGGTCTCATGCCGGTTGAGGATGAAGTCCTCGCGGAAATGGAGGAGCTGGGTAGGGAAAGGGATTTTCCGATAGTGGGACCGCTCGTGGGGAGATTACTATACCAGTTAGCGGTGATGACCGGGGCGAAAAAGGTCTTCGAAATGGGTTCGGGATTCGGTTACTCCTCCTACTGGTTTGCCAAAGCGCTCGAAAATGAAGGGTTTGTCGTTTTCACCGACCTCTCTCAAAAGAACGCCGAGATGGCATATGAGTTCTTCAGACGCGGGGGAGTCGAGGGGAAAATTAGGCTCCATGTCGGAGACTCTTTACGGATTCTTCGACGGTTTGAAGAGAAGTTTGACATCGTTTTCAACGATATCGACAAAGAGCACTATCCATTGGTAGTCGACCAGGCTTACAAAAAATTAAAGCCGGGAGGGCTTTTCATAACGGATAACGTACTATGGCATGGTAAGGTTTTAACCGATGATTCATCTCCTGGCACAAAGGGGGTAAAGGAATTTACTCAGAAACTTTTGGCCCATGATGGATTTTTCACCACGATAATACCACTTAGGGATGGTATCTCATTGAGTGTAAAGTTATAA
- the glnD gene encoding [protein-PII] uridylyltransferase, translating to MQKLATIERGQLKERLKFYLEENQKELRALHDNKAVSGRLLAKRRSQVIDGLIKQSLTRPGSPNLKNVSIAALGGYGREELCPYSDIDLLFLYEEHSRSWAKEIAENLLYLLWDLNLDIGHSVRTIDECLELSQGEDTTILTSLLDGRYVFGDKALYDRFNKKLFGELLPNISTKYIQRKIEENEKRNEKFGRSVYLLEPHVKEGQGGLREIHCALWVAQAKFKVKSFQELLLKGVLLERELRAFEKELDFLLKIRSELHYLSGRREDRLSFDYQEKIAIFMGYKDVGELPAVERFMRIYYLRGNLVSEHSRKLIERCTIKPKTSFRPPKTIYLNNGFIIQGGMLSVASRSIFREHPENLIRAFEYADKYEVKMSKYLLDLIRDDGKIIDESVRRNREINASFLRLLKEGKEVASALFEMNRLRLLGHFIPEFGKIVCMVQHDAYHVYTVDAHSIFMVKEIENLIRGKYEKELPLLTKTAQEITNRHILYLACLFHDMGKGEGRNHSQRGAEMIPRIAERMGLTEEEIEQLEFMVKHHLVMPHFSQRRDMHDDSLIIRFAKSVKTIETLSLLYLLSFADIKSVGPDVWTNWKGMLLNELYLRTKSILDKGEFKREKPEDRAKRLTQEVVQMLKSKFPEDRIREHLDNMPYSYFLVFSPQKIAYHMKLMERFGKGIGMDVVFHPNEEYDEFTFWGFDEVGIFSKLCGVIAACGINILGARIITRGDGRILDTFYVNRLSKSTAKDKEIWKRLWHSLNRVLAGEVDVEELVSRRKRHKPIYQKSIPKNPTRIDIDNESSDRSTVIDIYTHDRIGLLYDITKTLTKLGLSIDYAKISTKVDQVADVFYVKEVDGGKLLDPDKLAAVRSTLLKAIDVDE from the coding sequence ATGCAAAAATTAGCCACAATCGAGAGAGGTCAACTTAAAGAGAGACTAAAGTTCTACCTCGAAGAAAACCAGAAGGAGCTCCGGGCGCTTCACGATAATAAGGCCGTTTCCGGCCGTTTGCTCGCTAAAAGAAGGTCGCAGGTAATAGATGGTTTGATTAAACAATCATTAACCCGCCCGGGTTCTCCTAACTTAAAAAATGTATCCATAGCAGCCCTGGGTGGTTACGGGAGAGAAGAGTTATGTCCTTATTCGGATATAGACCTGCTATTTCTCTACGAAGAGCATAGCCGGTCTTGGGCGAAGGAAATCGCCGAAAACTTGCTTTACCTACTCTGGGATTTAAACCTGGACATCGGACACTCGGTCAGGACAATCGATGAGTGCCTGGAGCTGTCTCAGGGGGAAGATACAACCATTCTCACCTCTCTCCTCGATGGAAGGTATGTTTTTGGGGACAAAGCGCTTTATGATCGATTCAACAAAAAGTTATTCGGAGAGCTGCTTCCGAACATATCGACAAAGTATATCCAAAGAAAGATAGAGGAGAATGAAAAAAGAAACGAAAAATTTGGGAGGTCAGTTTACTTACTCGAGCCCCATGTAAAGGAGGGGCAAGGCGGGTTAAGAGAAATACACTGCGCATTATGGGTAGCCCAGGCCAAGTTCAAGGTAAAGAGTTTTCAAGAGCTATTGTTAAAGGGTGTCCTGCTGGAGAGAGAGCTCAGGGCATTCGAGAAGGAACTGGATTTTCTTCTTAAGATAAGGTCAGAGCTCCACTACCTGTCCGGAAGGAGAGAGGACCGACTGAGTTTCGATTATCAGGAAAAAATTGCCATCTTCATGGGCTATAAGGATGTCGGCGAGTTGCCCGCCGTGGAGCGGTTCATGAGAATATATTACCTACGGGGGAATCTTGTAAGCGAGCACTCCCGGAAACTCATCGAGAGATGCACCATCAAACCGAAGACCAGCTTCCGCCCCCCGAAAACGATTTATTTGAACAACGGCTTCATTATCCAGGGTGGTATGCTCTCCGTAGCCAGCCGGAGCATCTTTAGGGAGCATCCGGAAAACCTGATCAGGGCATTTGAGTACGCCGATAAGTACGAAGTCAAAATGAGTAAGTATTTGCTCGACCTTATTCGAGACGACGGGAAGATAATTGACGAAAGCGTTAGAAGAAACCGAGAGATTAATGCCTCCTTTCTGAGACTTTTGAAGGAGGGGAAAGAGGTCGCCAGCGCGCTCTTCGAGATGAATAGGCTTCGTCTATTAGGACACTTTATTCCGGAATTTGGAAAGATCGTCTGTATGGTGCAGCACGATGCCTATCACGTCTATACCGTGGATGCCCATTCCATCTTCATGGTGAAAGAAATCGAAAATCTGATACGGGGCAAATATGAGAAGGAACTTCCTCTTCTCACCAAAACCGCTCAGGAAATCACCAACCGTCACATTCTCTATCTGGCCTGTCTTTTTCACGATATGGGAAAAGGAGAGGGCAGAAACCACTCCCAGAGAGGCGCAGAGATGATCCCCAGGATCGCCGAGAGAATGGGGCTCACCGAGGAGGAAATCGAGCAACTCGAATTCATGGTAAAACACCACCTGGTCATGCCCCATTTTTCACAGAGGCGGGATATGCACGACGACAGCTTGATCATAAGATTTGCCAAGTCGGTGAAGACAATCGAAACCCTTTCTTTGCTGTATCTTCTTTCCTTCGCCGACATCAAGTCCGTGGGGCCGGATGTATGGACTAACTGGAAGGGGATGCTTCTCAACGAGCTTTATCTGAGGACCAAAAGCATTCTGGATAAGGGAGAATTCAAGAGAGAAAAGCCGGAAGATAGGGCTAAGAGGCTCACCCAGGAAGTTGTGCAAATGCTCAAGAGCAAGTTTCCGGAAGATAGAATTAGAGAGCATCTCGACAACATGCCCTATTCCTATTTCTTGGTATTCTCTCCCCAGAAGATTGCCTACCATATGAAATTAATGGAGAGATTCGGTAAAGGTATAGGAATGGATGTAGTTTTCCATCCTAACGAAGAGTACGACGAGTTCACTTTCTGGGGGTTTGATGAGGTAGGCATTTTCTCCAAGCTCTGCGGGGTAATTGCGGCATGCGGTATTAATATCCTCGGCGCTAGAATTATTACCCGAGGCGATGGGAGGATATTAGACACCTTCTATGTAAACAGGTTAAGCAAATCCACCGCCAAAGATAAAGAAATTTGGAAACGGCTATGGCATTCCCTAAATCGGGTCTTAGCGGGAGAAGTGGATGTCGAAGAACTGGTGTCCAGGAGAAAGCGACACAAGCCCATTTACCAAAAATCGATTCCCAAAAACCCGACCAGAATCGATATCGACAACGAGTCGTCGGACAGGTCAACGGTCATAGATATCTACACGCACGATAGAATCGGACTTCTTTACGACATCACCAAGACTCTGACCAAACTCGGCCTTTCCATCGATTACGCAAAGATTTCCACCAAAGTAGACCAGGTGGCTGACGTTTTTTATGTAAAAGAAGTAGATGGTGGGAAGTTGCTCGACCCGGATAAACTGGCTGCGGTCAGGAGCACTTTATTAAAGGCAATAGATGTCGACGAATAA
- a CDS encoding response regulator transcription factor — MGLESEEPITKIQLVLASGSRFFLEGMTLILKMQKNVKIVAQASDSTEIAKYVTLFKPDFLFLDNRTLKLNFANLSSLIDGESPNTKVILFGHRDRNDRFPNIIYLTKETDALGLLEILEAVKDNNPNKVMPGEESQKNKFTRTELRVVNLVKSGLTNKEIAKRLSIGEGTVKAHLRKIFMKLNLQNRYQLIVYARKIRDKNY, encoded by the coding sequence ATGGGTCTGGAGTCCGAGGAACCAATAACAAAAATTCAATTGGTGTTAGCTTCCGGCTCTCGTTTTTTTTTGGAAGGGATGACCTTAATCCTGAAGATGCAGAAAAACGTGAAAATAGTGGCTCAGGCCTCGGATAGTACAGAAATCGCAAAATATGTCACTTTATTCAAGCCGGATTTTCTTTTTCTGGACAATCGGACACTCAAATTAAACTTTGCCAACTTGTCGAGCTTAATTGACGGAGAGAGCCCCAACACCAAGGTCATCTTATTTGGTCACCGGGATAGAAACGATAGGTTCCCCAATATCATATATCTAACCAAGGAAACCGACGCTCTAGGGCTCCTGGAGATTCTCGAGGCGGTAAAGGATAATAACCCGAACAAAGTGATGCCGGGTGAAGAAAGCCAAAAAAACAAGTTTACCAGGACAGAGTTAAGGGTGGTAAACCTGGTAAAAAGCGGCCTCACCAACAAGGAAATAGCCAAGAGGCTTTCCATCGGAGAGGGGACGGTAAAAGCTCACTTGAGAAAGATATTCATGAAGCTTAATCTTCAGAACAGGTACCAGCTTATTGTTTACGCCAGAAAAATTAGGGATAAAAACTACTAA
- a CDS encoding response regulator, translating to MSNTRVLVVEDESIVAKSIQSRLKSLGYTVPAVVSSGEEAVHKAEETRPDLVLMDIVLKGRMDGIKAAREIYNRLNIPIVYLTAYSDDNTIDRAKLTEPFGYVLKPFGIREIRSAIEIALHKHRVENNLRQKESLLSTTLEKVSDGVLVMDDKGLIRYLNPRAESLLGRRREDAVGKSFAPIFKCAYEKTNKRLKNLIENILAGDERFGTQNSIVLETREESKISIDLHIVPLRGETGKNTGVAFLFHGIKEMEYSREKSERPRLATFGYKKEGDTLTLISLLVATTSDLIREGIREMLEPEQNMRILAEASNQGEIIPMLIQKKPDVLIVDTAIPGLDIHGILGSITENSIGTRVLLLLRTLDERFILDSISMGVKGCLSNSSDRTQFLQAITEVNRNRIWVEVEVMTKILSRLIQTKKGKSKLISPYLTKREEDLARLVAMGYSNKRISNLLMISEKTVKSHLRNIFKKLGVDSRFQLALKYPESTPKRT from the coding sequence ATGAGTAATACAAGAGTCTTAGTAGTAGAAGACGAAAGCATCGTGGCTAAGAGCATACAAAGCAGGTTAAAAAGCCTGGGTTATACGGTCCCGGCCGTAGTATCTAGCGGTGAGGAAGCCGTTCACAAAGCGGAAGAGACTAGGCCCGATTTAGTACTGATGGATATTGTGTTAAAGGGAAGAATGGACGGAATAAAAGCGGCAAGGGAGATCTATAATCGTTTAAACATTCCCATCGTATATCTTACGGCTTATTCTGATGACAACACCATAGATAGGGCCAAGTTAACAGAGCCTTTTGGATATGTGCTTAAGCCTTTCGGGATAAGAGAGATACGCTCGGCCATCGAGATAGCGCTACACAAGCACAGGGTAGAAAACAACTTAAGGCAAAAGGAGTCTTTGCTTTCTACGACATTAGAAAAGGTAAGCGATGGGGTGTTGGTTATGGATGATAAAGGTTTGATAAGATACCTTAATCCGAGAGCGGAATCTCTCCTAGGTCGAAGAAGAGAGGATGCTGTTGGTAAATCCTTTGCACCCATATTTAAGTGTGCATATGAAAAAACAAACAAACGGCTTAAGAATCTGATAGAAAATATATTGGCTGGAGATGAACGCTTCGGTACTCAGAATTCCATCGTGCTCGAGACCAGGGAAGAGTCAAAAATTTCCATCGATCTGCATATAGTGCCCCTGAGGGGTGAAACGGGAAAGAATACTGGGGTAGCTTTTTTATTCCACGGCATTAAGGAAATGGAATACAGTAGAGAAAAAAGTGAAAGACCCCGTCTTGCCACTTTCGGGTATAAAAAGGAGGGGGATACTCTAACTTTAATCAGTTTATTGGTGGCCACCACATCTGACCTGATCAGAGAGGGGATCCGTGAAATGCTAGAGCCTGAACAAAATATGAGGATCTTGGCCGAAGCTTCTAATCAAGGAGAGATTATTCCCATGTTAATCCAGAAGAAGCCAGATGTTTTGATAGTCGATACCGCCATTCCTGGGTTAGACATTCATGGAATACTGGGGTCAATTACTGAAAATAGTATCGGTACAAGAGTGTTACTTTTGCTCCGCACTTTAGATGAAAGGTTCATCTTGGACTCCATCTCTATGGGCGTTAAAGGCTGTTTATCGAATTCGTCAGACCGTACCCAATTCCTTCAAGCTATCACCGAGGTGAATAGAAATAGGATCTGGGTGGAAGTAGAGGTTATGACAAAAATATTATCTAGGCTCATACAGACAAAGAAAGGAAAGTCAAAATTAATAAGCCCCTACCTGACAAAAAGGGAAGAGGACCTGGCTAGGCTGGTGGCGATGGGATATAGCAATAAAAGAATCTCTAACCTGCTCATGATAAGCGAGAAAACAGTCAAATCGCATTTGAGAAATATATTCAAGAAACTCGGTGTCGATAGCCGATTCCAGCTAGCGCTGAAATACCCTGAATCAACGCCAAAACGCACCTGA